The Anastrepha ludens isolate Willacy chromosome 2, idAnaLude1.1, whole genome shotgun sequence genome contains a region encoding:
- the LOC128871988 gene encoding sodium-independent sulfate anion transporter-like produces the protein MFKDKSEENSASTQCSGKYVSEVSLDIPPDGLYTGSNDCIIEEVRAKNQRGCCEITDDWLKTTASKIFRKKTLYKRLPILEWLPKYKKNYFVGDLVAGITIGLTVIPQGLAFAGITGLDLQYGLYSCFMGCFIYVIFGTSKDVPVGPTAIAALLTFQIAHGSLEKTILLTFLTGIIEVLMGIFQLGFLIDFVSGPVSAGFTSAASLIIFTSQLKDMLAVEAAGETLVHMWMSIVKDFHNISWNDAALGLSSVILLLSMRAMTFVTIGPKEGKTCWQRVLQKTIWLIGTSRNAVLVILVGLLGYELLHSGIDIFRMVGYVPQGLPELKMPAFSVTKYANTTSGEIVTTHENFIDMVRSLGSGLIVIPLVSLLETTTLIHTFADGKSCDANQELIAIGLCNVGTSLAQGFRGNGPLARGAVLNASGVRTQMSNLYAGIVVVFALLYLTPAFYYIPKAALAAIIVSATIFMLQYRVIKPMWRSKKSDLIPGLGAFIACIVLPIQMGILVGIGINIVFILYSAARPKLRMENLSTSNGIRYIMLTPDRCLIFPSVEFVRNVINKHGRTSTLPVVINCTYIYGADFTAAKVVSMLIKDFETRNQKLYFYNLQARVSQVFEGLNKGLIVIYDAEHLERELSGKDDNSKL, from the exons ATGTTTAAAGACAAATCAGAGGAGAATTCGGCGAGTACACAGTGTAGTGGCAAATATGTTTCGGAAGTGTCCTTGGATATACCACCAGATGGGTTATACACAGGTTCCAATGACTGCATTATCGAGGAAGTACGTGCGAAAAATCAGCGAGGCTGTTGTGAAATCACCGATGATTGGCTAAAAACTACCGCatcaaaaatctttcgcaaaAAGACTCTCTACAAACGGTTACCCATTTTGGAGTGGTTacctaaatataagaaaaattattttgttggtGATTTGGTGGCTGGTATAACTATTGGTTTAACTGTGATACCTCAGGGTCTGGCTTTTGCAGGCATAACGGGCTTGGATTTGCAA TATGGGCTGTATAGCTGCTTCATGGGCTGCTTTATCTATGTAATTTTCGGTACCAGTAAGGATGTGCCAGTTGGGCCCACTGCCATTGCTGCACTGCTCACATTTCAAATTGCCCATGGCAGCTTGGAAAAGACAATTCTACTCACCTTTCTTACTGGCATCATTGAAGTGCTGATGGGTATATTCCAGTTAGGTTTTCTCATAGACTTCGTATCAGGACCTGTCAGTGCGGGATTCACCAGCGCCGCTTCATTGATCATCTTTACCTCACAACTGAAAGATATGCTGGCCGTAGAGGCCGCTGGCGAAACCTTAGTACATATGTGGATGTCCATAGTAAAGGATTTTCATAACATAAGCTGGAATGATGCTGCGTTGGGTTTAAGTTCTGTGATTTTGTTACTTTCCATGCGGGCTATGACATTTGTCACCATCGGCCCGAAAGAAGGTAAAACATGTTGGCAACGAGTTTTGCAGAAAACCATTTGGTTGATTGGCACCTCCCGTAATGCAGTGCTTGTGATATTGGTCGGTCTGTTGGGTTATGAATTGCTCCATTCAGGCATCGATATCTTTCGCATGGTTGGTTATGTGCCGCAAGGATTGCCTGAGTTAAAGATGCCAGCATTCTCCGTGACCAAATACGCGAATACAACGAGCGGGGAAATTGTGACTACGCATGAGAATTTCATCGATATGGTCCGCAGTTTAGGTAGTGGCCTGATTGTCATACCGCTCGTTTCGCTACTGGAGACCACAACGCTGATACATACTTTTG CTGATGGCAAATCTTGTGATGCTAATCAAGAACTCATTGCTATTGGCCTTTGCAATGTGGGTACTTCCCTTGCGCAAGGCTTTCGCGGTAACGGCCCCTTGGCTCGCGGAGCTGTCTTAAACGCCAGTGGCGTTAGAACTCAGATGTCTAATTTATACGCGGGCATCGTTGTTGTCTTTGCCTTGCTTTATCTTACTCCTGCCTTCTATTACATTCCGAAAGCAGCTTTGGCGGCGATTATTGTTTCGGCAACGATATTTATGTTACAGTATCGCGTAATCAAGCCCATGTGGCGCAGCAAAA AATCCGACCTCATTCCCGGACTTGGTGCCTTCATAGCATGTATTGTATTACCTATACAGATGGGCATCTTGGTTGGCATTGGCATCAATATCGTTTTTATTCTGTACAGCGCAGCGCGTCCAAAACTACGTATGGAAAATTTGAGC ACATCAAATGGCATTAGATACATAATGCTCACTCCAGATCGGTGCTTGATCTTTCCTTCAGTCGAATTCGTGCGCAACGTGATTAACAAGCATGGGCGCACATCGACACTTCCAGTGGTCATTAATTGCACTTATATTTACGGCGCCGACTTCACAGCGGCCAAAGTTGTTTCAATGCTAATCAAAGACTTCGAAACACGTAATCAAAAGCTCTACTTCTACAATCTTCAAGCACGAGTCTCACAGGTTTTCGAAGGTCTCAATAAGGGATTGATCGTTATATACGATGCTGAACATTTGGAAAGAGAGCTTTCAGGCAAAGACGATAATTCCAAGCTGTGA